From Arcobacter lacus:
TTACATCGTCATTGTAAATGTCACTAGCTAAATCAGCATAATTTGTTTTAAAATTTAAGGCTAGTTTCATTATAAAAAGATTGTAATCTGGAATAGAAGTATTTATAAAAATTGTTGATTTCTCTAAATACTTTGTATAGTTATTGTAGTTTGTGAAAACTTCTTCGAAATCTTTTATTTCTAAAAATTCAGAGTTATTTAAAACTTCTGTATTTTTAAAAAAATGTGATTTAGCTTTTTTTATATCTCTTACAACAAATAAAAATTTTATTTCATCATTTGAGCTTTTTTTTGTTAAATCATATAATAATCTAGCAATAACACTACAAACAGCTCCCACTCCAAAAAAAACTATTTTCACAAAAAAACTCCATTAAATAAAAGGATTAAAATTTGTCTTTTCTAAATCATTTGCTAAATTTTTAGCATTTGTAGATGGTACATCAAGGATTATAATATTTCCTTTATGTGTAATTTTTATTTTTGAAGCACTATATTTTTCAAATAAAGCTAATAAATTATCAATTGTTGAACTTGATAATTCATTTGTATCAACTTTACATCCAATATAACTTTGCCCTTCAATTTTACTTTCATTTATTCCAAATCTTGGTTTTTTTGGTGTTTTATCTTTTGAAATAATTGCATTCTTTTGAACTTTATAATCCATCATAGAGTTTAAAATATCAAAGAATCTAATATAACCTAAATCTTTAATCAAATATTCAAAGCTACTTTTTTCAATATCATCTCTATCTCCAAAGTCTTTATAAATATTTGCAATACAAGTAGCACATTTTACAACTGATGAAGGAGTAATAAATCCTATATTTTTATCCAAAATATTTAAAGCAAAAATTATTTTGTCTTTAGAATCTTTTGTTGCATTGAAGCTAATATCAGGTGTAAAAGCTACATCACAACCTTCTTCATATCCACTTATTGCAATGTGAAGTTTGTTTGGAAGATTTGAAAAATTTCTATTTCCTATAAAAGTATCGTTTAATTTATTTGCAAGTGGTTCTACATCAAATATTTGTGTTTTATCAATACCATTTACTGGACAAGTTAAAACTCTTCTTACTGTATGACCATTTTCAAAAAAAGTATTTAAATTTACTTCATTTAATTGTTTAAAAATATCTGGAATATTACCAATCTTTAGATTCTTTAATATAACTTTTTGTTCTTTACAAAACATCAAATTGCCATTACTATATTTTTTTGAAAGTTCATTTAATGTTTTTAATTGAACTAAATTTAATTCACCCAAAAATAAAGGAATTCTTAGTTCAAAAAACTCTTGT
This genomic window contains:
- a CDS encoding sulfite reductase, with protein sequence MSQNLNIEKIKKEKKTIDILTDIYFYAVFAELIPLEDLERFNWYGIYAQDEKQEFFELRIPLFLGELNLVQLKTLNELSKKYSNGNLMFCKEQKVILKNLKIGNIPDIFKQLNEVNLNTFFENGHTVRRVLTCPVNGIDKTQIFDVEPLANKLNDTFIGNRNFSNLPNKLHIAISGYEEGCDVAFTPDISFNATKDSKDKIIFALNILDKNIGFITPSSVVKCATCIANIYKDFGDRDDIEKSSFEYLIKDLGYIRFFDILNSMMDYKVQKNAIISKDKTPKKPRFGINESKIEGQSYIGCKVDTNELSSSTIDNLLALFEKYSASKIKITHKGNIIILDVPSTNAKNLANDLEKTNFNPFI